One part of the Microbulbifer sp. THAF38 genome encodes these proteins:
- the yhbY gene encoding ribosome assembly RNA-binding protein YhbY, translating to MPLTADRKKALRSLGHNLKPVVTVAGNGLSEGVMEELERALEDHELIKVKLMIADREVRHQVVGELCEKSSSELIQEIGKIALIYRAAQKPDVRKSNLLR from the coding sequence ATGCCTTTAACCGCCGACCGCAAAAAAGCACTTCGCTCTCTCGGTCACAATCTCAAACCTGTCGTGACCGTAGCGGGCAATGGGCTCAGCGAGGGCGTGATGGAAGAACTGGAACGTGCACTGGAGGATCACGAGCTGATCAAGGTGAAGCTAATGATCGCCGACCGTGAAGTCCGCCACCAGGTTGTGGGGGAGCTCTGTGAGAAATCCTCCTCGGAGCTAATCCAGGAGATCGGCAAGATTGCTTTGATTTATCGGGCAGCGCAGAAGCCGGATGTGCGCAAGTCCAACTTGCTACGTTGA
- a CDS encoding NarK family nitrate/nitrite MFS transporter, whose protein sequence is MSSESLNLFSFRGKIKILHLTWVAFFITFFAWFNHAPLLMAISESLSLTPDQVKTLLILNVALTIPARIVIGMLTDKYGPRLTYSLLLAIGSVPCFIFALAENFTQAAIGRFLLGFIGAGFVVGIRMVSEWFPARQLGTAEGIYGGWGNFGSAAAAMSLPTIALFFGGDNGWRYAIGITGVIALVYSVIYYFSVTDTPKGSTYFKPKKIGAMEVTSSGDFALLLIMKVPMYAALALLTWKLSSGVGLISSLAATLIYCGLGLLYLLDARKTFSINREVFTNPPAPVHRYKFKQVAVLNLLYFATFGSELAVVSMLPLFFSETFTLDPVKAGLLASAYAFMNLMSRPAGGLISDRWGRKSTLLVLTAGLALGYFTMSLIDAEWPLYLAVAAAMACSFFVQAGEGAVFAVVPLIKRRLTGQIAGMTGAYGNVGAVFYLTMLSLVSYQTFFMVIGITALLGFVALLLLEEPEGQMAEVHPDGSVSMIDVA, encoded by the coding sequence ATGTCCAGTGAATCCCTCAATCTTTTCTCTTTTCGAGGAAAGATAAAAATCCTACACCTAACCTGGGTGGCTTTCTTCATTACGTTTTTTGCCTGGTTTAACCATGCCCCATTATTGATGGCTATATCAGAGAGCCTGTCACTCACGCCCGATCAGGTAAAAACGCTTCTTATTTTAAATGTCGCCCTAACCATTCCCGCACGTATTGTGATCGGAATGCTCACCGATAAGTACGGCCCAAGGCTCACCTACTCCCTGCTGCTTGCAATCGGCAGTGTTCCCTGCTTTATCTTTGCCTTAGCGGAAAACTTTACCCAGGCAGCAATTGGGCGCTTTCTGCTCGGTTTCATTGGTGCGGGCTTTGTTGTCGGCATACGCATGGTTTCGGAGTGGTTTCCCGCTCGCCAGCTGGGTACCGCTGAAGGCATTTATGGGGGCTGGGGTAATTTCGGATCGGCCGCTGCCGCTATGAGCCTGCCCACCATCGCACTGTTTTTTGGTGGCGATAATGGCTGGCGCTATGCGATTGGTATCACTGGGGTTATTGCACTGGTCTACAGTGTGATTTACTACTTCTCCGTGACCGATACGCCCAAGGGCTCCACGTATTTCAAGCCGAAAAAAATTGGGGCAATGGAGGTCACCAGTTCAGGAGACTTCGCCCTGTTACTGATTATGAAGGTACCAATGTATGCAGCCCTGGCATTGTTAACCTGGAAACTTTCAAGTGGTGTCGGTTTGATCTCCAGCCTTGCTGCCACCTTGATTTATTGTGGGCTCGGCTTACTTTACCTGCTGGATGCACGCAAGACATTTAGTATCAACCGCGAAGTTTTCACTAATCCTCCAGCTCCCGTACACCGCTACAAATTCAAGCAAGTGGCCGTACTCAATTTACTCTACTTCGCCACTTTTGGTTCCGAACTGGCCGTGGTCTCTATGTTGCCACTGTTTTTCTCTGAGACTTTTACCCTGGACCCAGTAAAAGCGGGCTTGCTTGCCTCCGCTTATGCGTTTATGAATCTGATGTCCCGTCCAGCGGGGGGCTTGATTAGTGATCGCTGGGGACGAAAGTCCACCCTGCTGGTACTCACTGCGGGCCTGGCATTGGGTTACTTCACTATGAGCTTGATCGATGCCGAATGGCCACTCTACCTAGCCGTTGCCGCTGCAATGGCGTGCTCTTTCTTTGTGCAGGCCGGTGAAGGGGCGGTATTTGCTGTAGTCCCCCTAATCAAGCGACGCCTTACCGGGCAGATCGCAGGTATGACGGGTGCTTATGGCAATGTAGGTGCAGTGTTTTATCTCACCATGTTGAGTTTGGTTTCCTACCAAACATTTTTTATGGTTATCGGCATCACTGCACTTCTCGGCTTTGTCGCACTGTTATTATTAGAGGAACCCGAGGGGCAAATGGCCGAGGTACATCCCGATGGCAGTGTATCAATGATTGATGTCGCCTGA
- a CDS encoding S41 family peptidase — translation MGTHFRELVIRGLIALSVFSLAACGGGGGGGGGGGGGDTPESANADGGSVDTEKPSPVGGNWIENNFLLSSTFIGRCASPRTGTDPATGYEYVDQLGTREDENNWLRSMSNEIYLWYDEITDKNPASFDDSLAYFDELKTFAKTPSGQDKDRFHYTVPTNEWLSQTESGVYVGYGLQWALLSSKPPRKAVVAYLDEEDGGNLPGIITRGAEVISVDGVDLANGEDVDTLNYGMWPENEGESHTFEIRPLGSSTIEKVTLVASALKSDPVQYVKAEVTDSGRKVGYMLFNDHIATAEAELINAVTQLESAAVEDLVLDLRYNGGGYLDIAAELAYMIAGSASIGQPFERAEFNDKHPETNPITGEPIDPTPFYTSALGLIDESLKGDSLPTLNLPRVFVLTSENTCSASEAIINGLRGIDVEVIQIGETTCGKPYGFYPLDNCGTTYFTIQFSGVNAKGFGDYSDGFVPNGTYGTEADLPGCNIGDDFNHLLGDVNEARFAAALNYIETGDCGEIAVSAFSESGVNTRIPLSNAQVPKEISRSNRIMVR, via the coding sequence ATGGGGACCCATTTTCGTGAGCTTGTCATTCGGGGATTGATTGCGCTTAGTGTGTTCAGCTTGGCTGCATGCGGTGGCGGTGGCGGTGGCGGTGGCGGTGGCGGTGGCGGTGATACGCCTGAAAGCGCGAATGCGGATGGCGGCTCTGTTGATACCGAGAAGCCGTCTCCAGTTGGAGGTAATTGGATTGAGAATAATTTCCTTTTATCCTCAACTTTTATTGGCAGATGTGCTTCTCCAAGAACTGGTACTGATCCAGCAACCGGTTATGAATATGTCGATCAGCTAGGGACGCGAGAAGATGAGAACAACTGGCTTCGCTCAATGAGTAATGAGATCTATCTTTGGTACGATGAAATCACAGATAAGAATCCAGCAAGCTTTGATGACTCATTGGCTTATTTTGATGAGCTAAAAACCTTTGCGAAAACACCTTCCGGTCAGGATAAGGACCGTTTTCACTACACAGTCCCCACTAATGAGTGGCTTTCGCAAACTGAGTCTGGAGTATACGTTGGCTATGGCCTGCAATGGGCGCTTCTGTCGAGTAAGCCGCCGCGAAAAGCGGTCGTTGCCTATCTGGATGAAGAAGATGGAGGAAATCTGCCGGGTATTATTACCAGAGGTGCTGAGGTAATCAGCGTGGATGGTGTCGACTTGGCCAATGGCGAAGATGTAGACACTTTAAACTATGGCATGTGGCCTGAGAATGAAGGTGAATCCCACACCTTTGAAATTAGGCCATTGGGCTCATCTACCATTGAAAAAGTTACTCTTGTTGCCTCGGCATTGAAATCTGACCCTGTTCAGTATGTAAAAGCTGAGGTGACAGACTCTGGTCGTAAAGTAGGCTATATGCTTTTCAATGATCATATTGCAACAGCAGAGGCGGAACTAATTAATGCCGTTACCCAGCTGGAATCTGCTGCAGTTGAAGATTTGGTGCTAGATTTACGCTACAACGGTGGTGGCTATTTGGATATCGCTGCGGAGTTGGCTTATATGATTGCTGGTTCAGCTTCAATTGGCCAACCCTTCGAACGAGCTGAGTTCAATGATAAGCACCCAGAAACAAATCCAATCACGGGTGAGCCAATTGACCCAACTCCGTTTTATACTTCAGCTCTCGGCCTTATAGATGAGTCTTTAAAAGGAGATTCTCTACCTACACTAAATCTTCCACGCGTATTTGTTTTGACCAGTGAAAATACTTGCTCGGCCAGTGAAGCCATTATTAATGGTTTACGTGGAATAGATGTAGAGGTTATTCAGATTGGTGAAACAACTTGTGGTAAGCCCTATGGTTTTTATCCACTGGATAATTGCGGTACTACTTATTTCACAATTCAGTTTTCTGGTGTAAATGCCAAAGGATTTGGCGATTATTCTGATGGCTTTGTACCAAATGGCACCTACGGCACAGAAGCTGATTTGCCAGGTTGTAACATCGGCGATGATTTTAATCATCTACTGGGCGATGTTAACGAGGCGCGTTTTGCTGCGGCTCTTAACTATATTGAAACTGGGGATTGTGGAGAAATTGCCGTGAGTGCATTTTCTGAGTCTGGGGTCAATACACGTATTCCATTATCGAATGCTCAAGTACCAAAGGAAATTTCTCGCAGCAATAGGATAATGGTGAGATAG
- a CDS encoding Re/Si-specific NAD(P)(+) transhydrogenase subunit alpha: MRGTAVIIAIPRETAEGEARVAATPDSVKRLLDLGFSVVVQAGAGDRASFNDDSYRQAGAEIREDMATCFKGADVVLKVQSPTDEELALIPKGATLIAFLKPAQNAELLQKLAENNINALAVESIPRISRAQKMDALSSMANIAGYRAVIEAAHNFGRFFTGQITAAGKIPPAKVLVIGAGVAGLSAIGTAKSMGAIVRAFDTRAEVREQVESMGAEFLTVEVEEEGSGSGGYAKEMSQEFIDAEMALFREQAKEVDIVITTALIPGKPAPKLWLADMVDSMAPGSVVVDLAAEMGGNCDYTVPHQKTVHSDVTIIGYTNLPSRAATQSSRLYSTNLAHLLSELTPEKDGEIDLNFDDEVIRGATVVKSGEITWPPPAPKVSAQPKKSPKAAEVARVKVEEKEDKRKSPLSIFVFWAIAAVLLLWLGRVAPPEFVSHFTVFVLAIFIGWQVIWNVTHALHTPLMSVTNAISGIVVVGALLQLGATGSGLVTLLAFVGVLVASINIFGGFFVTYRMLKMFRR; the protein is encoded by the coding sequence ATGAGGGGCACGGCGGTGATAATAGCCATACCTAGAGAGACCGCAGAGGGGGAGGCGCGTGTTGCGGCAACTCCAGATAGCGTTAAACGTTTACTTGATTTGGGTTTTTCTGTTGTTGTGCAGGCAGGGGCTGGTGACAGGGCTAGTTTCAATGATGATTCTTATCGGCAAGCTGGAGCTGAGATTCGTGAAGACATGGCGACTTGCTTTAAGGGGGCGGATGTTGTTCTAAAAGTACAGTCACCCACGGATGAAGAGTTGGCATTGATTCCTAAAGGTGCAACGCTGATCGCCTTTTTAAAACCGGCACAAAATGCCGAGCTCTTGCAAAAGCTTGCTGAAAACAATATTAACGCGCTTGCAGTTGAATCCATCCCCAGGATTTCCCGTGCCCAGAAAATGGATGCGCTCAGCTCCATGGCTAATATTGCTGGCTATCGCGCCGTTATCGAAGCCGCACATAATTTTGGCCGATTTTTTACTGGACAGATCACCGCGGCAGGAAAAATTCCACCAGCCAAAGTACTCGTTATCGGAGCCGGTGTCGCCGGGCTCTCGGCGATAGGTACAGCCAAAAGTATGGGTGCCATTGTGCGGGCATTCGATACCCGTGCCGAGGTGCGGGAACAGGTTGAATCCATGGGCGCTGAGTTCCTCACTGTAGAGGTAGAGGAAGAGGGTTCCGGTTCTGGCGGTTACGCCAAGGAAATGTCCCAAGAATTTATTGATGCTGAAATGGCTCTGTTCCGTGAGCAGGCCAAGGAAGTCGATATTGTTATTACTACGGCACTTATACCCGGTAAGCCTGCGCCAAAACTATGGCTTGCCGATATGGTCGATAGTATGGCACCGGGCTCTGTGGTGGTAGACCTGGCGGCGGAAATGGGGGGGAATTGTGATTACACCGTGCCCCACCAAAAAACTGTGCACAGTGATGTGACAATCATCGGCTATACCAATTTACCCAGTCGTGCGGCCACACAATCTTCAAGATTGTACTCTACCAATCTTGCTCATTTGCTCAGCGAGCTGACTCCAGAAAAGGACGGTGAAATAGACCTGAATTTTGACGATGAAGTTATTCGTGGGGCGACTGTGGTGAAGTCTGGAGAAATTACCTGGCCACCCCCCGCTCCCAAAGTCTCTGCTCAGCCTAAGAAATCACCTAAAGCGGCTGAAGTAGCCAGGGTTAAAGTTGAAGAAAAGGAAGATAAGCGCAAGTCGCCGCTGTCAATTTTTGTTTTCTGGGCAATCGCTGCTGTTTTGCTTTTGTGGCTAGGTCGAGTGGCTCCGCCAGAGTTTGTTTCTCACTTTACGGTTTTTGTATTGGCCATCTTCATTGGCTGGCAGGTGATTTGGAATGTCACCCATGCCCTGCATACACCCTTAATGAGTGTTACGAATGCCATTTCAGGGATTGTGGTCGTTGGGGCGCTGTTGCAGTTGGGTGCTACTGGCTCGGGGCTTGTTACCCTGCTCGCCTTTGTAGGAGTTCTTGTAGCCAGTATTAATATATTCGGTGGTTTTTTTGTTACCTACCGAATGCTGAAAATGTTTCGCCGGTAA
- a CDS encoding ANTAR domain-containing response regulator has protein sequence MSNISPAIMLVDDNHERAHSVRERLQAAGYTIVAQISSAEGLLFQVEEYRPDIVLIDIESPDRDILESLAVVNREAPTPVAMFSSHNSADFISRAVESGVSAYMAEGMTPERVAPAIEIAMAQFKSFQQLRQSLERIQQQLSDRKTIERAKGLLMAKKNLTEKDAHKILRNLAMSSNATMCAVAEQLIYYFQSEH, from the coding sequence GTGTCAAACATTAGCCCCGCAATCATGTTGGTTGACGACAACCACGAGCGTGCTCATTCGGTCCGTGAGCGTTTACAAGCTGCCGGATACACAATTGTTGCGCAAATAAGTAGCGCAGAAGGGCTTCTTTTCCAAGTGGAAGAGTATCGACCTGACATTGTACTAATCGATATCGAATCTCCCGATAGAGATATTTTAGAGAGTCTCGCTGTAGTTAATCGCGAAGCCCCCACACCGGTCGCTATGTTCTCCAGTCACAATAGTGCGGACTTTATCAGTCGCGCGGTCGAGTCTGGAGTGAGCGCTTATATGGCCGAAGGGATGACACCGGAGCGCGTTGCACCGGCGATAGAAATTGCCATGGCTCAGTTCAAGAGCTTCCAGCAACTGCGCCAATCTCTTGAGAGGATCCAACAGCAGCTCAGCGACAGAAAAACCATTGAGCGAGCCAAGGGACTATTAATGGCAAAGAAAAATCTCACAGAGAAAGATGCCCACAAGATTTTGCGCAATCTTGCTATGAGTAGTAATGCAACCATGTGCGCAGTAGCCGAGCAACTTATCTACTATTTCCAAAGCGAGCATTGA
- the rlmE gene encoding 23S rRNA (uridine(2552)-2'-O)-methyltransferase RlmE, with product MGRSKSSHRWLREHFNDHYVKQSQKEGYRSRASYKLQELQDKDRLFKPGMTVVDLGAAPGGWSQVAMELVGHKGRVLASDILPMDPLAGVDFVQGDFTEESVLNALLQHLGDEMADLVISDMAPNMSGIRDVDQPASMYLVELAVDMARQVLKPGGAFVAKVFQGEGFDELIRDLRASYNSVVTRKPGASRPRSREVYLVARGFKGN from the coding sequence ATGGGCCGATCTAAGAGCAGCCACCGCTGGCTGCGTGAACATTTTAATGACCATTACGTCAAACAGTCCCAGAAAGAGGGCTATCGCTCCCGTGCCAGCTATAAGCTGCAGGAGTTGCAGGATAAGGACCGTCTGTTTAAGCCGGGCATGACCGTGGTCGATCTGGGCGCAGCACCGGGAGGCTGGTCTCAGGTGGCGATGGAGCTGGTAGGGCACAAAGGCCGGGTTTTGGCGTCTGATATCTTGCCGATGGACCCCCTGGCCGGTGTGGACTTTGTGCAAGGTGACTTCACTGAGGAGTCAGTGCTAAATGCGTTGTTGCAACATCTTGGCGATGAGATGGCAGACCTTGTGATTTCCGATATGGCCCCCAATATGAGTGGGATACGCGATGTTGATCAGCCCGCCTCCATGTATTTGGTAGAGCTGGCGGTAGACATGGCCCGGCAGGTTTTAAAGCCCGGCGGTGCCTTTGTGGCCAAAGTCTTCCAGGGCGAAGGGTTCGACGAGCTGATCCGCGACTTGCGCGCGAGCTACAACAGTGTTGTGACTCGTAAGCCTGGCGCCTCCAGGCCTCGCTCTCGCGAAGTCTACCTGGTGGCCAGGGGCTTTAAGGGCAATTAG
- a CDS encoding CmpA/NrtA family ABC transporter substrate-binding protein → MIKLLYLRLTDSAPLIVAQEKGYFHRFGLEVQLQRETSWATLRDKLIARKADAAAMLAPMPLTLSQALPGCKERFISGLILSCNGNAITLSEDLYQRLHHYTSQATQLDIASALKTYLQKNTGAAPIRLATVYPFSSHTLQLRHWLQAAGINPDQDLQLIVLPPEQMLENLHRGVIDGYCVGEPWNSLAAYKGTGVIATACNALLPAMPEKVLAVTQSWHEANPASHLALRAALLQACSWLSARENRHEAAGILSQRHYMDLPKSVLQGSLNDQILYRRNTDIIANPGWHLFAHTDNDNGHPNEAKAQQLIKMCSDFSETDSANNQNFRSDLYHQTLDYLCTKK, encoded by the coding sequence TTGATCAAACTGCTGTATCTGCGACTCACCGACAGTGCCCCTCTAATAGTCGCTCAGGAGAAAGGGTACTTTCACCGATTTGGTCTAGAAGTGCAGCTGCAAAGGGAGACTTCCTGGGCAACCCTGCGTGACAAATTGATTGCTCGCAAGGCCGACGCAGCAGCCATGCTGGCCCCAATGCCATTAACCTTGTCGCAAGCCTTGCCTGGCTGCAAAGAACGGTTCATCAGTGGTTTGATACTCAGCTGCAATGGCAACGCTATAACTCTTTCGGAAGACCTCTATCAACGCCTGCACCACTACACATCCCAAGCAACGCAACTCGATATTGCCTCAGCATTAAAAACTTACCTGCAAAAAAATACGGGTGCTGCACCAATAAGACTCGCTACAGTGTATCCATTCTCCAGTCACACCTTACAATTGCGCCATTGGTTGCAGGCTGCAGGTATCAACCCCGATCAGGATTTACAGCTTATTGTGCTCCCCCCCGAGCAAATGCTAGAGAACCTCCACAGAGGAGTGATTGATGGTTATTGCGTTGGAGAGCCATGGAATAGCCTGGCGGCCTACAAAGGAACCGGTGTAATAGCCACCGCCTGCAATGCCCTACTGCCAGCAATGCCGGAAAAGGTATTGGCAGTAACCCAAAGCTGGCATGAAGCCAACCCAGCCAGTCATTTGGCGCTCCGCGCCGCATTGCTACAGGCTTGCTCATGGTTGTCCGCCCGGGAAAACCGCCACGAAGCAGCTGGAATACTCTCGCAAAGGCATTATATGGATTTACCAAAATCAGTATTACAAGGTTCCCTCAATGACCAGATTCTCTACCGTCGGAACACTGACATCATAGCTAATCCGGGCTGGCATTTGTTCGCTCATACGGATAATGACAACGGTCACCCCAATGAAGCAAAAGCCCAGCAATTGATAAAAATGTGCAGCGACTTTAGCGAGACCGACTCAGCGAACAATCAGAACTTTAGATCGGACCTCTACCATCAGACTTTGGATTATCTCTGCACTAAAAAATAA
- the ftsH gene encoding ATP-dependent zinc metalloprotease FtsH, producing the protein MAKNLVLWLIIAAVLLMVFQNFKPQTRDEALSYSDFVQDVQSGQVKSVVVDGLVITGEKADGSRFKTIQPQIIDDELTNELVRSNTQFVGREPESPSIWQQLLVASFPILIIIAVFMFFMRQMQGGAGGRSGPMAFGKSKARLLGEDQIKTTFADVAGVDEAKEEVQELVEFLRDPTKFQRLGGNIPRGVLMCGPPGTGKTLLAKAIAGEAKVPFFSISGSDFVEMFVGVGASRVRDMFDQAKKQAPCIIFIDEIDAVGRHRGAGVGGGHDEREQTLNQLLVEMDGFEGSEGVIVIAATNRPDVLDHALLRPGRFDRQVFVGLPDIRGREQILTVHMRKVPLDDKVNAQTIARGTPGFSGADLANLVNEAALFAARANKRTVTMEEFERARDKIMMGAERKSMVMNEKEKVNTAYHEAGHAIIGRLVPEHDPVHKVTIIPRGRALGVTQFLPEEDKYSLSKRAIESQLCSLFGGRIAEEMTLGIDGVTTGASNDIERATDLARSMVTKWGLSEKLGPLHYGEDESSQPGQGNPVSGKTSNDIDEEVRRIIDSCYERASQLLEENRDILEAMKDALMEYETLDAEQVDDLMARRKVRPPKDWEDNNFGSGGNSSTDETDKTDTSEASTEADKSNSVGGPLNEH; encoded by the coding sequence ATGGCAAAGAACCTGGTACTGTGGTTGATCATCGCGGCAGTGCTGCTGATGGTATTTCAGAACTTTAAGCCGCAGACACGGGATGAGGCTCTCAGCTATTCCGACTTTGTTCAGGATGTGCAGTCGGGACAGGTGAAAAGTGTCGTTGTGGACGGTCTGGTGATCACTGGCGAAAAAGCCGATGGCAGTCGCTTCAAGACTATCCAGCCACAGATTATTGACGATGAGCTCACTAATGAGCTGGTCCGCAGTAATACCCAGTTCGTTGGCCGTGAACCTGAGTCCCCCAGTATCTGGCAGCAGCTGCTGGTAGCGAGCTTCCCGATCCTCATTATTATTGCCGTCTTTATGTTTTTCATGCGCCAGATGCAGGGCGGTGCTGGTGGTCGCTCCGGGCCTATGGCCTTTGGCAAGAGCAAGGCGCGCCTGCTGGGCGAAGACCAGATCAAAACCACTTTCGCCGATGTAGCCGGTGTGGATGAAGCAAAGGAAGAGGTACAGGAGCTGGTAGAGTTCCTGCGTGATCCCACCAAGTTCCAGCGCCTAGGGGGGAATATCCCTCGTGGTGTACTGATGTGTGGTCCTCCCGGAACCGGTAAGACCCTGCTGGCTAAGGCCATTGCCGGTGAGGCAAAGGTACCTTTCTTCTCTATTTCAGGTTCCGACTTCGTAGAAATGTTTGTCGGCGTGGGTGCTTCTCGCGTGCGTGACATGTTCGATCAGGCCAAGAAGCAAGCTCCCTGCATTATCTTTATTGATGAAATCGACGCTGTAGGCCGTCACCGTGGCGCCGGAGTTGGCGGTGGTCATGACGAGCGTGAACAGACCCTCAACCAGCTACTAGTAGAGATGGATGGCTTTGAAGGCAGTGAAGGGGTGATCGTGATCGCCGCCACTAACCGCCCGGATGTGCTCGATCACGCCTTACTACGCCCGGGTCGCTTCGACCGTCAGGTGTTTGTCGGCCTACCGGATATCCGTGGGCGCGAGCAGATTTTGACAGTGCATATGCGCAAGGTCCCGCTGGATGACAAGGTTAATGCCCAGACCATTGCTCGGGGCACGCCAGGTTTCTCCGGTGCCGATTTGGCCAACCTGGTCAATGAAGCTGCATTGTTTGCAGCCCGTGCCAACAAACGTACGGTGACCATGGAAGAGTTTGAACGCGCCCGTGACAAGATCATGATGGGTGCTGAGCGTAAGTCCATGGTGATGAATGAGAAGGAAAAGGTGAATACCGCTTATCACGAGGCTGGCCACGCGATTATTGGCCGCCTGGTGCCTGAGCATGACCCGGTACACAAGGTTACCATTATCCCTCGTGGCCGGGCTCTGGGGGTCACCCAGTTCTTGCCTGAGGAGGATAAGTACAGCCTTTCCAAACGTGCGATTGAATCCCAGTTGTGTTCACTGTTTGGTGGTCGTATTGCTGAAGAGATGACTCTGGGTATAGATGGTGTGACAACTGGTGCGTCCAACGATATCGAGCGTGCTACCGACCTGGCACGTAGTATGGTGACCAAATGGGGACTTTCTGAAAAGCTAGGCCCCTTACACTATGGGGAAGATGAGAGTAGTCAGCCGGGGCAAGGTAACCCGGTTTCCGGCAAGACCTCTAATGATATCGATGAGGAAGTTCGCCGTATCATTGATAGCTGCTACGAGCGTGCTAGTCAGTTGCTGGAGGAAAACCGCGATATTCTCGAGGCAATGAAAGATGCCTTAATGGAATACGAAACCTTGGATGCGGAACAGGTGGACGACCTGATGGCTCGCCGCAAGGTGCGCCCACCTAAAGACTGGGAAGACAATAACTTCGGCTCCGGTGGCAACAGTTCTACCGATGAAACGGATAAAACCGATACTTCTGAAGCTTCCACCGAGGCTGACAAAAGTAACTCGGTTGGTGGCCCGTTAAACGAGCACTGA
- the pntB gene encoding Re/Si-specific NAD(P)(+) transhydrogenase subunit beta: protein MNGMIAMAYLFSAVMFILSLGGLSSHETARRGNIYGMVGMAVAIIATIAGITSGAYWMVIIAMVVGAAIGLSLAKRVAMTQMPQMVALLHSFVGLAAVLIGWGGFLDPRVNLHGSAHVVHSTEIYLGVFIGAITLTGSLVAFCKLQGLVSGKPLMLPARHWLNLIAILACIVLGVLFVPAQVNAATVLNLLVMTAIALLLGIHLVAAIGGADMPVVISMLNSYSGWAAAATGFMLGNDLLIVVGALVGSSGAILSYIMCRGMNRSFISVILGGFGSDGGEVSDEEVDGEAIAIDQQELADDLKAADSIIIVPGFGMAVAHAQQAVSDLTDRLRGMGKTVRFGIHPVAGRLPGHMNVLLAEANVPYDIVLEMDEINPDFPSTDLVLVIGANDTVNPDAVEKPGSPIAGMPVLEVWKARRVVVLKRSMASGYAGVANPLFYKENARMLFGDAKDSLQGVLGKVCD from the coding sequence ATGAACGGTATGATTGCAATGGCTTATCTTTTTTCCGCAGTAATGTTTATTTTGAGTCTGGGCGGTTTGTCCAGCCATGAAACTGCGCGGCGTGGAAATATCTACGGCATGGTCGGTATGGCGGTTGCCATAATTGCTACCATTGCCGGTATTACCTCCGGTGCCTATTGGATGGTCATCATTGCCATGGTGGTTGGTGCTGCAATAGGCCTATCCTTGGCGAAACGCGTGGCTATGACCCAGATGCCTCAAATGGTGGCACTGCTGCATAGCTTCGTGGGCTTGGCTGCAGTACTCATTGGTTGGGGTGGATTTCTTGATCCCCGAGTGAATTTGCATGGCTCAGCGCATGTTGTACACAGCACCGAAATTTACCTCGGCGTTTTTATTGGGGCCATTACGTTAACGGGTTCTTTAGTCGCTTTCTGTAAGTTGCAGGGACTGGTTTCCGGTAAGCCGCTGATGTTGCCGGCCCGCCACTGGCTTAACCTGATTGCTATTCTGGCCTGTATTGTATTGGGTGTGCTCTTTGTGCCTGCGCAAGTAAATGCGGCCACGGTTCTCAATTTGTTAGTAATGACAGCTATTGCGTTATTGCTCGGCATTCACCTGGTGGCTGCAATTGGCGGTGCCGATATGCCGGTGGTTATCTCAATGCTGAATAGCTACTCAGGATGGGCCGCGGCGGCAACCGGGTTTATGCTGGGTAACGATCTGCTTATTGTAGTGGGTGCACTGGTCGGTTCTTCTGGTGCGATCCTCAGCTATATCATGTGTCGTGGCATGAACCGCTCTTTTATCAGCGTGATTCTCGGTGGTTTCGGCTCCGACGGTGGGGAAGTCTCCGATGAGGAGGTTGATGGTGAGGCTATTGCTATTGACCAGCAGGAGCTGGCCGATGATCTCAAGGCTGCGGATAGTATTATCATTGTGCCTGGATTCGGAATGGCTGTTGCCCATGCCCAACAAGCGGTCAGTGACCTGACCGATCGCCTGCGCGGCATGGGTAAAACGGTGCGTTTTGGTATCCATCCTGTTGCGGGACGGCTGCCAGGCCATATGAATGTCTTGTTAGCCGAAGCCAACGTGCCTTACGACATTGTTCTGGAGATGGATGAAATCAATCCCGACTTTCCCAGTACAGACCTGGTACTGGTGATCGGAGCCAATGACACGGTTAACCCCGATGCCGTAGAAAAACCGGGCTCGCCAATTGCCGGAATGCCAGTACTGGAGGTTTGGAAAGCGCGTAGAGTAGTGGTGCTTAAACGTTCCATGGCTTCCGGTTATGCCGGTGTGGCAAATCCCCTTTTCTATAAGGAAAACGCGCGTATGCTATTTGGCGATGCCAAAGATAGTTTGCAGGGTGTACTTGGTAAAGTGTGCGACTGA